The following coding sequences are from one Capsicum annuum cultivar UCD-10X-F1 chromosome 3, UCD10Xv1.1, whole genome shotgun sequence window:
- the LOC107862925 gene encoding heat stress transcription factor A-1 isoform X2 has translation MNGVHEAAAAAMGGKSPPPPFLLKTYDIVDDPSTDSVISWSRSNNSFVVWNVPEFARDILPKYFRHNNFSNFVRQLNTYGFRKVDPDRWEFANEGFLRGHKHLLKSISRRKASQVQGHQQTTSQVPNASVASCVEVGKFGIDEEVERLKRDKDVLMQELVKLRQQQQETDHQLQTVGQRVQLMENRQQQMMSFLAKAMQSPGFVAQLVHQQNGNNRRITGLNKKRRLPEQDDENVECKPNNVLPDGQVVRYQPSMNEAAKALMQQILKINAPGRLDNRFKNSNGFLTNNPLPPKNPLDSCGTSSCISGVTLSEVLPTSSQSHLMSDSGFPFNSCSSAMSVTQSSITVVPGEAKVPALPESDALNSQAVHDLPEFYQGQRINRLDTLGIADFKMSETGNEPDIDTTQGILDGLTTVVPDGFLADTDGDVLQDEIPKLPAINDIFWDHILSASPLPGDTDEIGSLAVEDGLDKEEDFLGVQESDWDKLKHMHNLTEQMGLLSSVAQI, from the exons ATGAACGGAGTTCACGAGGCTGCTGCTGCGGCGATGGGAGGGAAGTCGCCGCCACCGCCTTTCCTGCTCAAGACGTATGATATAGTGGATGATCCATCGACGGATTCTGTGATATCGTGGAGCAGGAGTAACAATAGCTTTGTTGTTTGGAACGTGCCGGAGTTCGCTAGAGATATTTTGCCCAAGTATTTCAGGCACAATAACTTCTCCAACTTCGTCAGACAGTTGAATACTTAC GGTTTCAGGAAGGTTGATCCGGACCGCTGGGAATTTGCAAATGAGGGATTTCTTAGAGGCCACAAACACCTGTTGAAGAGTATAAGCAGGAGAAAAGCCTCTCAGGTGCAGGGCCATCAACAAACCACCTCCCAAGTGCCAAATGCATCTGTTGCATCCTGTGTTGAAGTTGGGAAATTCGGAATTGATGAAGAGGTGGAAAGGCTTAAAAGAGATAAGGATGTTCTTATGCAAGAGCTGGTTAAGTTGAGACAGCAGCAGCAGGAGACAGATCACCAATTGCAAACTGTTGGGCAGCGTGTTCAATTAATGGAGAACAGGCAACAGCAAATGATGTCGTTCCTTGCCAAGGCCATGCAGAGCCCTGGCTTTGTAGCCCAACTGGTACATCAACAGAATGGCAATAACAGGCGTATTACTGGCCTCAATAAGAAAAGGAGACTTCCTGAGCAGGATGATGAAAATGTTGAGTGCAAGCCTAACAATGTGTTGCCAGATGGACAGGTAGTCAGGTATCAACCTTCAATGAATGAGGCTGCAAAAGCATTGATGCAGCAGATTTTGAAAATAAATGCACCTGGGAGACTGGACAACAGATTTAAGAACTCGAATGGCTTTTTGACTAATAATCCCCTCCCGCCTAAAAATCCTCTAGACAGTTGTGGAACATCCAGTTGTATTTCCGGTGTTACCCTCTCTGAAGTACTGCCAACTTCTTCACAGTCTCATCTAATGTCAGATTCAGGATTTCCATTCAACTCTTGTTCATCTGCCATGTCTGTCACCCAATCTTCCATTACTGTGGTTCCTGGGGAGGCCAAAGTTCCTGCATTACCTGAATCTGATGCCTTGAACTCTCAGGCAGTCCATGATTTGCCTGAATTTTATCAAGGACAGAGGATTAATAGACTTGATACTCTTGGAATAGCTGACTTTAAGATGTCCGAGACTGGAAATGAGCCAGATATTGACACAACACAAGGTATTTTGGATGGTTTAACTACTGTTGTCCCTGATGGATTTTTGGCAGACACAGATGGTGATGTCTTGCAGGATGAAATTCCGAAGCTTCCAgcaattaatgatattttttgggACCATATTCTTTCTGCAAGCCCTCTCCCTGGGGATACAGATGAGATTGGTTCCCTAGCTGTGGAAGATGGTttagataaagaagaagatttcCTAGGAGTTCAGGAGAGTGATTGGGATAAACTAAAGCATATGCATAATCTTACTGAACAGATGGGACTACTTTCATCAGTGGCCCAGATTTGA